A genome region from Chryseobacterium sp. G0186 includes the following:
- a CDS encoding winged helix-turn-helix transcriptional regulator, whose product METKGRTEENKICPLEVAVNTISGKWKIPIVWQINEGKRRPSEFLRGIAKVDRRVLNQQLTEMVEDGILKKQSFNELPPRVEYTLTELGGKLVEILWQLNDWGKLLIPEEEASK is encoded by the coding sequence ATGGAAACAAAGGGAAGAACGGAGGAAAATAAAATATGTCCATTGGAAGTAGCGGTCAACACCATTAGTGGAAAATGGAAAATCCCCATCGTTTGGCAGATTAATGAGGGAAAGAGACGTCCAAGTGAATTTTTGCGCGGCATTGCCAAGGTTGACAGAAGGGTACTCAATCAGCAGCTCACTGAAATGGTTGAAGATGGTATTCTGAAGAAACAGTCTTTTAATGAACTCCCTCCCCGGGTAGAGTATACCCTCACGGAACTTGGGGGAAAACTTGTAGAAATTCTTTGGCAATTGAATGACTGGGGGAAATTATTGATTCCAGAGGAAGAAGCTAGCAAATAA
- a CDS encoding DNA alkylation repair protein has protein sequence MTEKRKGARSIKDIPSDILMQLNRGEIETANLTEWLAVDQRILLQNLLHQNGWGEYLNPILEKVDQLKKQTVNTINEAIGLGILDLVLINNDKEFLLKISTHQADLVRCWAAYTIGGNTSLTLNEKLKKIQHFASDHHFGVREICWMTVRPDISNNLAESISILSEWTTHTDENIRRFASESTRPRGVWCEHIQELKENPGLGLEILEPLKSDSSKYVQDSVGNWLNDASKSQPEFVVEICDEWLRESNTKETRCIVKKALRTIQK, from the coding sequence ATGACAGAAAAAAGAAAAGGGGCACGCTCCATCAAGGATATTCCCAGTGATATTTTAATGCAGCTCAATAGAGGAGAAATAGAAACTGCTAATCTTACAGAATGGTTGGCAGTAGATCAGCGGATTTTGCTTCAAAATTTATTGCACCAGAATGGCTGGGGGGAATATCTGAATCCGATTCTTGAAAAGGTAGATCAGCTAAAGAAGCAGACTGTAAATACAATAAATGAAGCCATTGGGCTTGGGATTCTTGATTTGGTTTTGATTAATAATGACAAAGAATTTCTATTAAAAATTTCAACTCACCAAGCGGATTTGGTACGGTGCTGGGCAGCTTACACGATTGGAGGAAATACTTCTTTAACGCTTAATGAAAAACTTAAAAAGATACAGCATTTTGCTTCAGATCATCATTTTGGAGTAAGGGAAATCTGTTGGATGACGGTGCGTCCGGATATTTCAAATAATCTTGCAGAAAGCATTTCTATATTATCTGAATGGACAACCCATACGGATGAAAATATAAGACGCTTCGCAAGTGAATCCACAAGACCGCGAGGAGTGTGGTGTGAACATATTCAGGAATTAAAAGAAAATCCGGGATTGGGTCTGGAAATTTTAGAACCTCTGAAATCAGATTCATCAAAATATGTACAGGACAGTGTTGGAAACTGGCTGAATGATGCAAGCAAATCGCAACCGGAATTTGTTGTGGAAATCTGCGATGAATGGCTTCGGGAAAGCAATACAAAAGAAACAAGATGTATTGTCAAAAAAGCCTTACGGACAATTCAGAAGTAA
- a CDS encoding DUF4846 domain-containing protein, with the protein MKKIISGLAIAIVLVNCTKDKVSSSLSSEETKKLVPENPVSINRDKNTIRERFLPPKDYEWQDEKPDSFGYFIESFNLKPYGSQILKYDGTPISTQHLHEAVFDIDTGNKDLQQCADAVIRLRAEYLYKMKSFDEIRFHFTSGDLFSWNEYKNGTRAFVNGNSVSFRKTAGFDDSYENFRSYLDLIFNYAGTISLNKEAQPVLKNSNLKTGDILITPGSPGHVVFIAGVCKNKEGKRLFLLGEGFTPAQSIHVLSNPFHKKTSPWYDLDVNAPETKTARYIFKPTNFRSF; encoded by the coding sequence ATGAAAAAAATTATTTCGGGACTGGCTATTGCCATTGTTCTAGTCAATTGTACTAAGGATAAGGTATCATCCAGCCTATCTTCTGAGGAAACCAAGAAATTAGTCCCGGAAAATCCTGTATCGATTAACAGGGATAAAAATACCATCAGGGAAAGATTTTTACCTCCAAAAGATTATGAATGGCAGGATGAGAAACCTGATTCTTTTGGATATTTTATTGAAAGCTTTAATTTAAAGCCTTATGGAAGCCAGATCTTGAAATATGACGGAACACCTATTTCCACCCAGCATCTTCATGAAGCCGTTTTTGATATTGATACAGGAAATAAAGACCTGCAACAGTGTGCTGATGCCGTAATCCGTCTGAGAGCTGAATATTTATACAAAATGAAAAGTTTTGATGAAATCAGGTTTCACTTTACCAGCGGTGATCTTTTCAGCTGGAATGAATATAAAAATGGAACAAGAGCTTTTGTGAATGGCAATTCTGTCAGTTTTAGAAAAACGGCGGGTTTTGATGATTCTTATGAGAATTTTAGAAGTTATCTGGACCTCATCTTTAATTATGCAGGAACCATTTCGCTCAATAAAGAGGCACAACCTGTCTTAAAGAACTCCAATCTAAAAACCGGAGATATCCTGATTACGCCGGGAAGTCCGGGACATGTAGTTTTTATTGCAGGAGTCTGTAAAAATAAGGAAGGAAAAAGATTATTTTTATTGGGTGAAGGATTTACTCCTGCTCAATCTATACACGTGCTATCTAATCCGTTTCATAAAAAAACTTCGCCTTGGTATGACCTTGATGTGAATGCACCGGAAACCAAAACAGCCCGATATATTTTTAAACCGACAAACTTCAGAAGCTTTTAA
- the gap gene encoding type I glyceraldehyde-3-phosphate dehydrogenase, whose product MSTIKVGINGFGRIGRLVFRAMTERDNIEVVGINDLINAEYMAYMLKYDSVHGIFPGEVSVEGNDLVVNGKRIRVTAEKDPNNLKWNEIGADYIVESTGLFLTKDSAQAHINAGAKKVILSAPSKDDTPMFVMGVNHKELTDDIKILSNASCTTNCLAPLAKVIHDKFGIVEGLMTTVHATTATQKTVDGPSVKDWRGGRAALNNIIPSSTGAAKAVGKVIPSLNGKLTGMSFRVPTVDVSVVDLTVRLEKATSYDEICAAIKEASEGELKGILGYTEDAVVSQDFVGDKRTSIFDKDAGIMLSPNFVKLVSWYDNEMGYSNKLVDMLVHAASL is encoded by the coding sequence ATGTCAACAATTAAAGTAGGTATCAACGGTTTTGGTAGAATTGGACGTCTTGTTTTCAGAGCAATGACTGAAAGAGACAACATTGAAGTTGTAGGAATCAATGACCTAATCAATGCAGAATACATGGCTTACATGTTAAAATATGACTCTGTACATGGTATTTTCCCAGGTGAAGTTTCTGTAGAAGGAAATGATCTTGTAGTCAACGGAAAAAGAATCAGAGTAACTGCTGAAAAAGATCCTAACAACCTAAAGTGGAACGAAATTGGTGCTGATTATATCGTAGAGTCTACTGGTCTTTTCTTAACTAAAGATTCTGCTCAGGCTCACATCAATGCAGGTGCCAAGAAAGTAATTCTTTCTGCTCCTTCTAAAGATGATACTCCAATGTTTGTAATGGGAGTAAATCACAAGGAACTTACTGATGATATCAAAATCTTATCAAACGCTTCTTGTACTACAAACTGTTTAGCTCCTTTAGCTAAAGTTATCCACGATAAATTTGGAATCGTAGAAGGTTTAATGACTACCGTACACGCTACAACTGCAACTCAAAAAACTGTTGACGGTCCTTCAGTGAAAGACTGGAGAGGTGGTAGAGCTGCTCTAAACAACATTATCCCTTCTTCTACAGGTGCTGCTAAAGCAGTAGGAAAAGTAATTCCTTCATTAAACGGTAAATTAACTGGTATGTCTTTCAGAGTACCTACTGTAGACGTTTCTGTAGTTGACCTTACTGTAAGATTAGAAAAAGCTACTTCTTACGATGAGATCTGTGCTGCCATCAAGGAAGCTTCTGAAGGTGAATTGAAAGGTATCTTAGGATATACTGAAGATGCAGTAGTATCTCAGGACTTCGTAGGAGATAAGAGAACTTCTATCTTCGATAAAGATGCTGGTATTATGCTTTCTCCTAACTTTGTAAAACTTGTTTCTTGGTATGACAACGAAATGGGTTACTCTAACAAGTTAGTTGATATGCTTGTACACGCTGCTTCTTTATAA
- a CDS encoding response regulator transcription factor, giving the protein MNKKFITQAKKPHPLIKVWNNYPELFQNENTMLSVPSIERIIGEVFAPGKFYYYVINFADSTLYNHHEDILKIHGLNKYPAHLKEIIDLIHPDDLEFVMEAERMCMEKIKEINATDYLSELKFSYCFRMKTSKGNYELFHHQSLHTYRDEYGKDLQAINIHTNIEHITHQNSYTVLISGINGREDFHQMQWLKHSKTTEPTPVTFTKREVEIITYIAKGYSAGKVSECLNISKETVRTHRKNILRKANCKNCSELIKMAFEWGYL; this is encoded by the coding sequence ATGAATAAGAAATTTATCACCCAGGCCAAAAAACCGCATCCCCTCATTAAAGTGTGGAATAATTACCCTGAGCTTTTTCAGAATGAGAATACAATGTTATCCGTTCCGTCTATAGAACGCATTATTGGAGAAGTATTTGCACCCGGAAAATTTTACTATTACGTCATTAATTTTGCGGACAGTACTCTTTACAATCACCATGAAGATATTCTGAAAATACATGGATTGAACAAATACCCCGCTCACCTCAAGGAAATCATAGATCTCATTCATCCCGACGACCTGGAATTTGTAATGGAAGCCGAAAGAATGTGTATGGAAAAAATAAAAGAAATAAACGCAACAGACTATCTTTCAGAATTAAAATTCAGTTATTGCTTCCGGATGAAGACTTCAAAAGGAAACTACGAACTCTTTCACCACCAATCTCTGCATACCTATCGAGATGAGTATGGAAAAGACCTGCAGGCTATTAACATTCATACCAATATTGAACATATTACCCATCAAAACTCCTATACTGTCCTGATTTCCGGCATCAACGGGCGTGAAGATTTTCATCAGATGCAATGGCTGAAACATAGCAAGACCACAGAGCCCACTCCTGTTACCTTTACCAAACGCGAAGTTGAAATCATTACCTATATCGCAAAAGGATATTCAGCTGGAAAGGTATCTGAATGCTTAAATATCTCAAAAGAGACCGTGCGTACCCACAGGAAGAATATTTTAAGAAAAGCAAATTGTAAAAACTGTTCGGAACTCATAAAAATGGCTTTTGAATGGGGGTACTTATAA
- a CDS encoding peroxiredoxin-like family protein — protein MAVTLTAQIEQLNRELSSQLPYEIWDAFNQSIEDVKTKKIEEDSIQVGEKIPEFSLPNALGETIDSSEAFKNKKMVLAFYRGSWCPYCNLELKFLQDHLSRIKDKNAVLIAISPQSQDHSLSMSEKNNLEFEVLTDHNNEFAEKLGIAFQLQDFVLPHYEGLGINLSDFNKNNDNTLPVPAVFVTDENRVITYKFLDVNYMNRVDVEELIKAL, from the coding sequence ATGGCAGTTACTCTTACAGCACAGATAGAACAATTGAATAGAGAATTATCTTCACAACTTCCATACGAGATATGGGATGCGTTTAACCAATCTATAGAGGATGTAAAAACAAAAAAAATCGAAGAAGACAGCATTCAGGTTGGCGAAAAAATCCCTGAATTTTCTTTACCGAATGCATTAGGTGAAACTATAGATTCCAGTGAAGCTTTTAAGAATAAAAAAATGGTGTTGGCTTTTTACAGAGGAAGTTGGTGTCCTTACTGTAATCTGGAATTAAAATTTTTACAGGATCATCTTTCCCGAATAAAAGATAAAAATGCTGTTTTAATAGCCATTTCTCCACAAAGCCAGGATCATTCCCTTAGCATGAGTGAGAAAAATAATCTGGAATTTGAAGTGTTGACAGATCACAATAATGAATTTGCAGAAAAACTTGGGATAGCCTTTCAGCTACAGGATTTTGTCCTTCCTCATTACGAAGGTCTTGGGATTAATCTTTCGGACTTCAATAAAAATAATGACAATACACTTCCGGTTCCAGCTGTTTTCGTAACGGATGAAAATAGAGTGATTACATATAAATTTTTAGACGTAAATTACATGAACAGAGTCGATGTGGAAGAATTAATAAAAGCGTTATGA
- the pfkA gene encoding 6-phosphofructokinase — MKESAVKKIAVLTSGGDSPGMNAALRAVVRTANYYNIECYGVREGYNGLISNDFLKMGARSVKNIINQGGTILKSARSAEFRTKEGRQKAYDNCLKFGIDGLVCIGGDGTFTGAKIFSEEFGIRVIGIPGTIDNDIFGTDNTIGYDTALNTAMEAIDKIRDTATSHNRVFFVEVMGRDAGFIALNSGLATGALDILIPEKKDSLQDLFSNFRKAEKTGKASSIVVVAEGEKLGSIYDIANSTKEEFPQYDIRIAVLGHIQRGGSPSCADRVLASRLGYGAVVGLMDGQTNVMAGMRSNDVVYTPIEEAIKKHNEINKDLMLISEILAI, encoded by the coding sequence ATGAAAGAGAGTGCTGTAAAAAAGATAGCAGTTCTTACTTCAGGAGGAGACTCTCCGGGTATGAATGCTGCATTAAGAGCGGTAGTAAGAACCGCCAATTATTATAACATCGAATGTTACGGGGTAAGAGAGGGCTACAATGGCCTTATCAGCAATGATTTCCTTAAAATGGGGGCTCGATCCGTAAAAAATATAATCAACCAAGGCGGAACGATTCTAAAGTCTGCCAGATCTGCTGAATTCAGAACCAAGGAAGGCCGTCAAAAAGCCTATGATAACTGCTTAAAGTTTGGTATCGATGGATTGGTATGTATTGGTGGAGACGGAACTTTTACCGGTGCCAAGATCTTCAGTGAAGAATTTGGGATCAGGGTAATTGGTATACCGGGAACAATCGACAATGATATTTTCGGAACAGACAACACTATTGGGTACGACACTGCTTTGAATACTGCCATGGAAGCAATTGACAAAATTCGTGATACGGCAACTTCCCACAACAGAGTTTTCTTTGTAGAGGTTATGGGCCGTGATGCTGGATTTATTGCTTTAAACAGTGGATTAGCAACAGGTGCTCTGGATATTCTTATTCCTGAGAAGAAAGACAGCTTACAGGATCTTTTCTCTAACTTCAGAAAGGCAGAGAAAACAGGAAAGGCATCCAGCATCGTAGTGGTAGCTGAAGGTGAGAAACTGGGAAGCATCTATGATATTGCCAACAGTACAAAAGAAGAGTTCCCACAATATGATATTCGTATTGCTGTTTTGGGGCATATCCAAAGAGGAGGTTCTCCAAGCTGTGCAGACAGAGTATTGGCAAGCAGACTTGGGTATGGTGCAGTGGTAGGATTAATGGATGGGCAAACCAACGTAATGGCGGGAATGCGTTCTAATGACGTAGTGTATACGCCTATTGAAGAAGCAATAAAAAAACACAATGAAATCAACAAGGATTTGATGTTGATTTCAGAAATTTTAGCAATCTAA